TAACCAGTGCAATGCCGGCCAGAAGGCCAACGTGACCTACATTCCAACCATGGGGAACCTCCCGGTAGCGGCTCAAATCCCCGAAGACACCATTATCGCCTCCTTTAAGATTATGTCTTACGAACGGCGTTAGACCGATGCGCTCACCAGACCCCCAGGCCCTGCCTGGGGGTTGTTCTGGTGGTTGCCAGAAAGCCTAGCCCTGTTGGGGCAAGCGTAGACTGAGACTATGCCGCTCAAGCATCAACTGGCCTGGGTGATTGGTTTATTGGCTTTTATACCCAACCTGGTGATTGTGCTGACCTTTTGGGCCTCGGCCCGCGGGCAGTCGTTGGAAACCTCGCTCTTCTTGCTGGTCTGGGTGCTGGTGCTGGCCCTAATTGCCGCTGGCGTGGGTTACATCCTGGCCAGCACCCTCCTAAGGCCTATGGACGAACTCACCCGTAGCCTCTACTACCTGCGGGGAGCGGGCCGTACCCTGGCTGAGCTTTCCCTGCCCTCGCCCAAACAACGCCCGCCTGCCGAGATAGAGCAGCTTCGTGAGGGCTTCGAGGAGCTGCTCGATTACCTGCGGGAGCTGCTGGAGGCACGAGAGGCCACCTATGCTGCCCTGACCCACGACCTCAAAACCCCCCTGCTGGCCAGTCTACGGGCGCTGGAATACCTGGAAGAAGCCGACAAAATTGGGCCGGAAAAGCGCAAGGAGATGTTGCGTAACTTGCGGGATGAATTGAACCGGAGCTATCTGCTGGTGGAAAACCTGCTCACGGCCAGCCGCCTCGAGGCCCAGCGCATCCAGCCCGAAAACCTCAACCTGCGCTCGATTCTGGAGGACTTTCGCCTGCGCTACGCCCAGCAGGCCCAAAAGCGTGGCCTGCGCCTTGAGATTGAAGGGGCCGGACAGGTTCGGGCCGAGCGGCTCTTGCTGGAGCGGGCCCTGGCCAACCTGACCGAAAACGCCCTGCGCCATGCAAAGAGCTGGGTGGTGCTGCGGGCGGGGGATGGCTGGCTCGAGGTCGAGGACGACGGGCCGGGCCTGCCCGACAGCTTGGAAGCCCTTACCCAGCCTTTTCGCAGCCAGCGTCTGCGGGGGGTGCGGGCTGGCAGCGCCGGGCTGGGCCTGTATGTGGCCCGGCGGGTAGCCGAGGTGCACGGGGGGCAGCTAGAAAACCTGGCTTTGCCAGGGCAGGGAACCCGGCTCCGCATTCGGGTGTCATGAAGTCCTAGCTTTCCTGCGAATACTCTGTAAATCGGTTTACTTTGTACAGAGTCTGTTGGGTGGTAGAACCCGCAGGTTGCAGAAAGAACGCTTGTATTTGTGGACGATTGCTCTCAACAGGGCAGGATTGTGATTTTTGACCAAAAGCAAAGTGGTCTTGAAGAGAAGCGTAAAACCCGCACTGGTGCGCATCAACATCCACTAACCGCAATCTGAGACTGCGTATTAACAACTTATTAACGTAACGCCGAAGCCCCCAAATGGGGGTGCAACGACAGGCTGGGCCAGCTCAAACTCGAGGCACTATGACCAGATTCTCGCAGCCTGGTGTTTGGCAAATAAGAAAGCCCATGGGTTTTACCCTGTTGGAGCTCATAGTGGTGATGGCGGTTCTGGGAGTAGCTGCAGGTATTGGTATAGCGCAGCTACGTAATCTGGGTCAACGCCAACAGGCAGCCGCAACAGTTGACCAGATTCGCCAGCTTTTTTGGCAGGGAGCTACAGCGGCGGCGAGTCGAGGAGGTACTAATTTTCTTCTGGTGCGAAGTGGCAACACCCTTCGGGTTCAATCCCAGAATGACGCAAGCGTCCTGCGCAGCGTGACCTTGCCTTCCGGGGTCTCCTGCAGTTTGGGCGAAGGTACACTGGCAACTTTTACCTCTCCGGGCAAGGTTATTTTTTCGAGCTCATTTCCGGCGAATCGCCAGTTTACCATCTCGGTCAATGGGCAAAGCGTTACCCTGACAGCAACACTCATAGGAGAGGTGAGGCGGCAATGAGAAACCAGGGCCTGACTTTTGTAGAAGTAATCGTGGCGACGGGTGCTTTGGCTATTGTGCTGGGCCTGTTCACGACTCTGCTGGTAGGCAACATGCGCCAGACCAGCATTACGGGTGGCCGCGTCCAGGCCAACCAAATTGGCATCTTTTTGGGGCGGCAGATCCTCGAGGCCGATGACCGCGCTTTGCCCACAGTGGGCAACAGCCTAAGCTGGGGTTATGGTCAACTAAACAGCTCCAGCACCGGTTTCCCTAGCCTTACGTCTGAACAGCAGTTCGGCAACATTGCGCTCTACCGGGCCAGCGTCGCTAACCAGGGGGTTCCATCCTGGGCAGGTAGCGGCTGGCAGGTTAGCCAGTACCGCATCGAGGTTTGCTGGCAAAGCCCAGAGGGCGAAAGGTGCGTGCGACAGAGCATTATCGGCCCATCGCCCGCCCTGGCCGGTAGCGAGATAGTTACCAACATCAACTAGGAGGTTGCCTTGCGTCCCCAAGCGTTTACCCTGATCGAGTTGCTGCTGGCGCTGGCAGTGCTGATTGTTGTGATGAGCATGGCTTTTAACACCAGCATTCAGGGATTACAGCTCAACCAGTCCAACGAGGCGATCAGTGCAGCTCAAAACAAAGCCCGGCGGGTGCTTGAAGTGCTAAGCCAGGATTTGCGTACGGCCGCTTTTGCCATCATCACCCACTCCCCGTTCAACTCCAACACCACCGCCATCTCCTTTGCCCAGGTTGCAGGGGGTGCGGGCTATACCGTCACTGCGGTGGCCGGTAACACGCTTACCATAACAAGCAATTCGACTACCCTTAGCAGCGAGGTTCCAGTGGGTAGCCGACTGGTGGTAGTAGATGGCAACGGTAACACTGTACTAACCCGAACCACCGGATTGCCTGTATCCAGTGGTTTAAATACCTACACCATAACCACCACCTGCGCCGTGCTGCCGGTGAGTGCAACCTCACAAACCCTGGCCTCTGTGGTTAACCTGATGGGCTACGGCTACGACGCGAGCAACCGGAAGCTGGTTTATCGTGAGCAAGGTGATGCGGCCAGTACCGATGTGGCCTTTGATGTCAGCAACTTCCGCATTGACTATGTGTATCAGCGTCGTGCAAACGGTGCGGTGAGCGAAGAACGCAACCCCAGTGGCTATTTGGTAAGCGGGCAGGTTCGGCCCTACTTTACCAGCGGGGGAGCCGAGTTCGCCTTGCGTCGGGTGCAGTTCACCCTGGGTGTTCAGGTGCCCTTGCGCGGGCGTAATGTTGAACGAACCTACACAGGCCAGGTAGATATGATCAACACCCTCTATTACCAAGTTAAGGCGGTGAACCTATGCAACCCATGAAACGCCCCCAGGGCATTGCGATTGTGGTGGCTCTGACGGTAATTCTGCTACTGAGCGTGATCAGCGGCTTAATCTTTAGCCGTACCATGAATGACCTTCGTACCAGCCGCGACAACACCGCGATGGCCCAAGCGGTTAACCTGGCTCGAGGTGGGGCGGTGGCGGCCTCGGCGCTTCTATCCAACGAGGTGAGGGCGAGTCTGGAGAGTATCGTTCGTTCGGCCAATCCCAGCATGGGAGGGATTAGCACCAGCGATGTCTGGTACTACGGGGGCAACAGCACCCAGCCCATTCCTTCTACGGTTGCTACCCGTTTGGCCTTGTTGGCCTCGAGCTTGCAGACCAGTGTGAATACCCTGATTTGCAGCCGAAACTTTGCTCCAGATGGTTCGGGTGCCACTGTGCAGGTACGTATCTTTTTCACCACCGCAGCCGCTTGCGGCCAGGCCTTTCCTTCCGCTGCTCGACTGCCAACGGGATATGTGGTAGACAACGACAACAACCCTTCGACCCCTCTTACCCGCCAGGTGCAAGGGTATGCGCTGCCCTATGTGATGGTTGTTACCGCCTCGCCCGGCACGCCCTATCAGCGCAACGTCTTGATTCAGGGCGAGTATCGCTTTTTGCTGACCAATGGTAGCTTTGCCCGCTACGCGCTGTTTACCAACCAGCACCGCACCCGCTCCAATACCGGGGTCTGGTTTACCGGCCAAACTTTGTTTGACGGGCCGGTACATACCAACGAGCGTTTTCGGTTTTCCTTTAACCCCTGGTTTGGGGGCTATGTCACCAGCGCGGGCTGTACCAACGCTGGTGTAAGCAGTTGCAGTGGTTCTATAAGCCCTGGAGCCTTTTTTGGCTCGGGGAGTAACACCACCTTCCTTTCCCCTTCCCAGATGGCAAACCCCAACGCCCCGAGCTGGACCAGCGGGGGCAATACCCATGCCCCCGTATTCGATGGCACGCCTAAGGTTAACTGGCAGGAGTCGTTTATCCCCATGCCGCCCAATGCCCAAGACCAGCGCAACGCTGCGACTTCGGGAGGGCTTTACCTTAACTTCAACGTGACCCGTCTGACCCTCTACGCGGGTGATGCTGCTGGGGTACGCCCGAGTTGCAACAGCGCTGGGGTTTGTACCCCTGCAACCTCGACCCATCAGTACATTGAGGTATGCCGCACATCGGCCTGCACGGGCAGCGATCGCATTCTGTACCGTTATGCTGCAGATGGCATCCTCTACCGCCACAACGGAAGCTGGCCGGGGGTGGTGGAGCGGGTCGGCTTTAACGGGATGATTTTTGCAGAAGGGAGTATAGACAACCTCACCGGACCATCCCGAACCGACAGCAGCAACCCCAACACTGCTCCTCCAGCTCTGACCTCTTTCTCTCAACTGACTGTGGCCAACGCAGGCACTGGGCGGAACATCCAGATCCGCGGCGACCTGAAGTACCAGAATCCGGCATGTAGCGGTACTCCAACGCGAACGGGCAGCACTGTTTCCCGCCCTACCTGCAATAACCTCTCGGCAGACAACATCTTGGGGGTTTATAGCCAGGATGGCGATATTCTGTTGGGGGATGGCACCAACAGTTCCCTGCAAGATTTAACCGTTCATGGGGTCCTGATGACCTCGAGGGGGGAAGTCTCGGTTCAAAATTTCAACACCATCCAACCGCGGGGTTCCATCCGGCTGCAAGGCGGAATTATTCAATACGCCTATGGTGCTTTTGGGTTGTTTAACAGCTCTACTGGCCAGATGACACAGGGCTATGCCCGCCAGTTTACCTACGACCCCCGGATGCAAGACCGGGCGCCGCCCTACTTCCCGACTACGGGTGTGGTGCAGGTCAGTGTGGCGACTCCCCTGAGCTTTGGTCAGCGTGAACAGGTTTACTAGCACTGGTCCGGCCTCTTAGGAAGGAATAAGAGGGCTATAGTTGTATAGAAGATGCACCTCCTTATCGCCGACGACCACCCCCTGTTTCGTATGGGCCTGCGGGCTGCCCTCGAGCGCGAAGGATTTGAGATAGTGGGGGAGGCCAGCGACGGCCAGGAGGCCCTGAAGCTGTGCCTGCAACTGTTGCCGGATGGGGTGGTGCTGGATGTGCGGATGCCTCATATGGACGGCATTACCGCAGCGCGACTGTTGCGAGAGCAGCGCTACAGGGGCCTGATTACCCTTTTGACCACCTTCAACGAGCCGGTTTTGCTGCAGCAGGCCGCCCTTGCCGGGGCCGATGCCTACTGGTCGAAAGAACTGCCCCCCGAGGCCCTGGCGGAGCGCCTGCGCCGGCTTAGCCAGGGACTGGAGCCCCGCCTGCGCGCCCCTGAGTTGCCCAAGCTCACCACCCGCGAGCAGGAGGTGTTGCAGTGGATGGCCCAGGGGCTCTCCACCAAAGAAATTGCCCGCCGCCTACGCATCTCGCCCGAGACGGTCAAGGATCACCTGGTGCGGATATATGAGAAGCTCGAGGCCCGCAACCGCGTCGAGGCCCTCGAGCGGGCCCGAAGCCTGGGCTTGTTAAGTGCATAGGGCCGCATTTGCTCCAGACCTTTTCTAGCGGTGGGGGAAAGCGGACGGAAAGCCAGCTGGCCACCGGAGCGTTTAGGGTATTTAGGGTATGTCCTGTCCTTCGATTAGGGGCTATAATACAAGCCTACTTCACATCACTCGAGTAGGTCTGTTAGTGGGGGGCATTTCATGTCAAATAAGAGGGGAATTGCGTTGGTATCCACCCTGGTATTTATGTTCATCGTCATTATTCTGGTTAGTATTGCCACGCTTACCTCGCTCTCCAACCGTCGCAATGCCCAGGATGCCCTGCGCACCTCGCAGGCCCAGTTCGCCGCCGAGGCAGGCCTCGAGCGGGCCGTAGCCCGGCTGTGGCACCAGGTGCTGGCCAGTGCGGCCTCTCCCAGCGTAACCGCTTATGCCATTGAACTAAACCGCATGGGTCTGACCAACGGCGCCACCATTGCCAGCCTGTTTGGCGAGCCGCAAAGCCTGGGAGATGGCTCCAGCTTTGTGGTACGGGTCTCGCGCCAGGACGATACCAGTACCGACCCCGATGCCATCGTGCTCACCCTCACCTCCACCGGCACCCTGGCCGATGGAACCACCCGGCGCCTGCGGCAGGTTTTCCGGGTGGAGCGGGCTTTCTTCCCGTTCGACTATGCCCTGCTGACCAACAATGCCGAGTGCATCTTCTGCCATCTAGATGTGAAAAGTATGGATGCCTTGCGCGGCCCGCCCACCAGCGATCCCAGCACCTGGTGGCGGCGGGCCAAGGTGGGGGTGCTGGAAAGCCTGATCATGCGCGACGACGAAGAAGCGGGTGTGGTGCACGGCTCGCTGGTAGCCCGGGGTACCGTTAGCCAGCAGTACAGCGGCACCATTGGCCCCTCCAACCGCTACCGCACCACCATGAACCCCGGCGATACCCGCATACGCTCCACGGATCCGATCAGTGCCACCCCCGCCGACTGCTCGATTCCCAGCAACTGCACTACCCCGCAGAACCTGTACTACAACTACCCCGATAGCAACAACCTCTCGGCTTTTGGCAACCGTTTCCCCGATGGTGAACTGCCGGATAGCTTCCCTTTGCCCATCCCAGACACCAACAACAACCGCCTCATTGACGATGCCGAGTGGAACGCCGAGGTGAGCTCGAGCCTGGCCGGAACCAACGAGAGCTACAGTGCGGGCTCTATCACGGCTGCCATGCGCATCAACCCTTTGGGTAGCATTGCCTGGCCTGGCGGTGGTTCGTTGCAGACCCAGACCTCGGCCGATCTGGGCCAGAACCCGAGCAATGTGATCCTGGACGGTTCGGTTGTGCCCATCAGCCTGAGGGGTACGGTTTTCATCAATGGGGATGTGGTGATTCGGGGCCGTGTTCGTGGTAATGGAACCATCCTGGCCCGTAACAACCTCTACGTGATGGGCGACCTGACCTATGACTGCGGTACCGAGGGTACCCTGGCCGCCTGTGACTACAGCAACCCCAGCCGCCTGCCCCAGCTCCACCTGATTGCGGGTGGGAATATTGTGGTGGGCGACTATATGACCATTCAGAGTGACATCGAAAGCCTCACCCCCGAGGACATGCTCAGCACCAACTACAACCAACCCCCCATCAGCTTCTGCCGAGCAAACCCCAGCAATACCGCCTGCGCCCTGCGCCCAAGGCCCAACCTGCCCC
This genomic window from Meiothermus cerbereus DSM 11376 contains:
- a CDS encoding prepilin-type N-terminal cleavage/methylation domain-containing protein; the protein is MRPQAFTLIELLLALAVLIVVMSMAFNTSIQGLQLNQSNEAISAAQNKARRVLEVLSQDLRTAAFAIITHSPFNSNTTAISFAQVAGGAGYTVTAVAGNTLTITSNSTTLSSEVPVGSRLVVVDGNGNTVLTRTTGLPVSSGLNTYTITTTCAVLPVSATSQTLASVVNLMGYGYDASNRKLVYREQGDAASTDVAFDVSNFRIDYVYQRRANGAVSEERNPSGYLVSGQVRPYFTSGGAEFALRRVQFTLGVQVPLRGRNVERTYTGQVDMINTLYYQVKAVNLCNP
- a CDS encoding sensor histidine kinase; the encoded protein is MPLKHQLAWVIGLLAFIPNLVIVLTFWASARGQSLETSLFLLVWVLVLALIAAGVGYILASTLLRPMDELTRSLYYLRGAGRTLAELSLPSPKQRPPAEIEQLREGFEELLDYLRELLEAREATYAALTHDLKTPLLASLRALEYLEEADKIGPEKRKEMLRNLRDELNRSYLLVENLLTASRLEAQRIQPENLNLRSILEDFRLRYAQQAQKRGLRLEIEGAGQVRAERLLLERALANLTENALRHAKSWVVLRAGDGWLEVEDDGPGLPDSLEALTQPFRSQRLRGVRAGSAGLGLYVARRVAEVHGGQLENLALPGQGTRLRIRVS
- a CDS encoding DUF4900 domain-containing protein: MQPMKRPQGIAIVVALTVILLLSVISGLIFSRTMNDLRTSRDNTAMAQAVNLARGGAVAASALLSNEVRASLESIVRSANPSMGGISTSDVWYYGGNSTQPIPSTVATRLALLASSLQTSVNTLICSRNFAPDGSGATVQVRIFFTTAAACGQAFPSAARLPTGYVVDNDNNPSTPLTRQVQGYALPYVMVVTASPGTPYQRNVLIQGEYRFLLTNGSFARYALFTNQHRTRSNTGVWFTGQTLFDGPVHTNERFRFSFNPWFGGYVTSAGCTNAGVSSCSGSISPGAFFGSGSNTTFLSPSQMANPNAPSWTSGGNTHAPVFDGTPKVNWQESFIPMPPNAQDQRNAATSGGLYLNFNVTRLTLYAGDAAGVRPSCNSAGVCTPATSTHQYIEVCRTSACTGSDRILYRYAADGILYRHNGSWPGVVERVGFNGMIFAEGSIDNLTGPSRTDSSNPNTAPPALTSFSQLTVANAGTGRNIQIRGDLKYQNPACSGTPTRTGSTVSRPTCNNLSADNILGVYSQDGDILLGDGTNSSLQDLTVHGVLMTSRGEVSVQNFNTIQPRGSIRLQGGIIQYAYGAFGLFNSSTGQMTQGYARQFTYDPRMQDRAPPYFPTTGVVQVSVATPLSFGQREQVY
- a CDS encoding type IV pilus modification PilV family protein, yielding MRNQGLTFVEVIVATGALAIVLGLFTTLLVGNMRQTSITGGRVQANQIGIFLGRQILEADDRALPTVGNSLSWGYGQLNSSSTGFPSLTSEQQFGNIALYRASVANQGVPSWAGSGWQVSQYRIEVCWQSPEGERCVRQSIIGPSPALAGSEIVTNIN
- a CDS encoding pilus assembly PilX N-terminal domain-containing protein translates to MFIVIILVSIATLTSLSNRRNAQDALRTSQAQFAAEAGLERAVARLWHQVLASAASPSVTAYAIELNRMGLTNGATIASLFGEPQSLGDGSSFVVRVSRQDDTSTDPDAIVLTLTSTGTLADGTTRRLRQVFRVERAFFPFDYALLTNNAECIFCHLDVKSMDALRGPPTSDPSTWWRRAKVGVLESLIMRDDEEAGVVHGSLVARGTVSQQYSGTIGPSNRYRTTMNPGDTRIRSTDPISATPADCSIPSNCTTPQNLYYNYPDSNNLSAFGNRFPDGELPDSFPLPIPDTNNNRLIDDAEWNAEVSSSLAGTNESYSAGSITAAMRINPLGSIAWPGGGSLQTQTSADLGQNPSNVILDGSVVPISLRGTVFINGDVVIRGRVRGNGTILARNNLYVMGDLTYDCGTEGTLAACDYSNPSRLPQLHLIAGGNIVVGDYMTIQSDIESLTPEDMLSTNYNQPPISFCRANPSNTACALRPRPNLPLTEITNFNRRELRRYLSDNTYRPRFYTFGEDVVYFSPGCSHQPQPYQDYSTIAAGAKVSFCQGDRELSATTLTANQVGSILARAARYEVTSSTFNNAVLKNLWASSMNARGTDALRTDGLLYSANAIFGIAQRKYPKLNGRWDLRGALVAADTGILVPGPGGSAPGLTIYHDNRLRPRLPGGQQAQLRRGIWEVVGQ
- a CDS encoding type II secretion system protein, with product MTRFSQPGVWQIRKPMGFTLLELIVVMAVLGVAAGIGIAQLRNLGQRQQAAATVDQIRQLFWQGATAAASRGGTNFLLVRSGNTLRVQSQNDASVLRSVTLPSGVSCSLGEGTLATFTSPGKVIFSSSFPANRQFTISVNGQSVTLTATLIGEVRRQ
- a CDS encoding response regulator transcription factor; its protein translation is MHLLIADDHPLFRMGLRAALEREGFEIVGEASDGQEALKLCLQLLPDGVVLDVRMPHMDGITAARLLREQRYRGLITLLTTFNEPVLLQQAALAGADAYWSKELPPEALAERLRRLSQGLEPRLRAPELPKLTTREQEVLQWMAQGLSTKEIARRLRISPETVKDHLVRIYEKLEARNRVEALERARSLGLLSA